A window from Halomicrobium urmianum encodes these proteins:
- a CDS encoding redox-regulated ATPase YchF produces the protein MLSIALAGKPNAGKSTFYRAATESEVDVGNYPFTTIDPNRGVSHVRTDCPCLDRDERCGNDNCRAGKRYVPVELLDVAGLVPGAHEGRGLGNQFLDELTNADVILNVVDASGATNEEGEPVERGSHDPVEDVDFVEEEMDLWLASIVERNWESVERASRSPDFDIDEALTDMLTGVGATELDVARALRDLEYPEDPIAWEDEHREALASDIRRRTKPIVVVANKADVAPPENLERLQAAADLVVPATADGELGLRRAAEAGVVDYDPGDEDFEIVGDVSDDQQAGLEQIREVMAEHGGTGIQTALDRAVYELLDQITVYPVQNESKWTDGQGNVLPDAHLLPTGSTPLDLAYDVHSDIGDAYLHAVDARENRRIAEDHELAEGDVIKIVSSN, from the coding sequence ATGCTCTCTATCGCGCTGGCGGGCAAGCCCAACGCCGGCAAGTCTACGTTCTACCGGGCGGCGACGGAGTCGGAGGTCGACGTCGGGAACTACCCGTTCACCACCATCGACCCGAACCGAGGCGTCAGCCACGTCCGGACCGACTGCCCCTGCCTGGACCGCGACGAGCGGTGCGGCAACGACAACTGCCGGGCCGGGAAGCGCTACGTGCCCGTCGAGCTACTTGACGTCGCCGGTCTCGTCCCGGGTGCCCACGAGGGCCGCGGCCTGGGTAACCAGTTCCTTGACGAACTGACCAACGCCGACGTCATCCTCAACGTGGTCGACGCCTCGGGCGCGACCAACGAGGAGGGCGAGCCCGTCGAGCGCGGGAGCCACGACCCCGTCGAGGACGTCGACTTCGTCGAGGAGGAGATGGACCTCTGGCTGGCTTCCATCGTCGAGCGCAACTGGGAGTCCGTCGAGCGCGCGTCGCGGTCGCCGGACTTCGACATCGACGAGGCGCTGACGGACATGCTGACCGGCGTCGGCGCGACCGAACTCGACGTGGCGCGGGCGCTGCGCGACCTCGAGTACCCGGAGGACCCCATCGCCTGGGAGGACGAGCACCGAGAGGCGCTGGCCAGCGACATCCGCCGCCGGACCAAGCCCATCGTCGTCGTCGCCAACAAGGCCGACGTGGCACCGCCGGAGAACCTCGAACGCCTGCAGGCGGCCGCCGACCTGGTCGTCCCGGCCACCGCCGACGGCGAACTCGGCCTCCGCCGGGCCGCCGAGGCGGGCGTCGTCGACTACGACCCCGGCGACGAGGACTTCGAGATCGTCGGCGACGTCAGCGACGACCAGCAGGCGGGGCTGGAACAGATCCGCGAGGTCATGGCCGAACACGGCGGCACCGGCATCCAGACAGCGCTGGACCGGGCCGTCTACGAACTGCTCGATCAGATCACCGTCTATCCCGTCCAGAACGAGTCGAAGTGGACGGACGGCCAGGGCAACGTCTTGCCGGACGCTCACCTGCTGCCCACCGGGTCGACGCCGCTGGACCTGGCCTACGACGTCCACTCCGACATCGGCGACGCCTACCTCCACGCCGTCGACGCTCGCGAGAACCGGCGAATCGCCGAGGACCACGAACTGGCGGAGGGCGACGTGATCAAGATCGTCAGCTCGAACTGA
- a CDS encoding UbiA family prenyltransferase — MGVARHGAGPAADLRALASQVHPVFMLPAVSASLFGGLYAESFAPAVAAIHAVAVFCALYTAHVKDGYVDFYGRGEDDDHPLTEGGCRLALAGATTGFFAATLALVALVNVVAGLVTLPCWLIAYHHAPQLDTNPVTATVGYPTGIAVSLLGGYYAQATAFGPTILGLAGVFLLTLSGIKVIDDATDYDYDRSIDKRTVAVVLGPLRARRLAYGLMTTGMVTVVVLAALVPGVPPSAALAAVAFGAVALIARDAGPELATMLLIRGAYVFLAVLLAAVWLRPLS, encoded by the coding sequence ATGGGTGTCGCTCGCCACGGCGCCGGCCCCGCAGCCGACCTGCGGGCGCTGGCGTCGCAGGTCCATCCCGTGTTCATGCTCCCGGCGGTGTCGGCGTCGCTGTTCGGCGGGCTGTACGCCGAGTCGTTCGCGCCCGCAGTCGCGGCGATCCACGCCGTCGCCGTCTTCTGCGCGCTGTACACGGCCCACGTCAAGGACGGCTACGTCGACTTCTACGGCCGCGGCGAGGACGACGACCACCCGCTGACAGAGGGGGGCTGTCGGCTCGCGCTGGCCGGCGCGACGACCGGCTTCTTCGCCGCGACGCTCGCGCTCGTCGCGCTGGTAAACGTCGTCGCCGGCCTCGTGACGCTGCCGTGCTGGCTGATCGCGTACCACCACGCGCCGCAACTGGACACCAACCCCGTCACGGCGACGGTCGGCTACCCCACCGGCATCGCCGTCTCGCTGCTCGGCGGCTACTACGCGCAGGCGACGGCGTTCGGGCCGACGATCCTCGGGCTCGCCGGCGTGTTCCTGCTCACGCTGTCGGGCATCAAGGTCATCGACGACGCCACCGACTACGACTACGACCGCTCGATCGACAAGCGCACCGTCGCCGTCGTCCTCGGCCCGCTGCGGGCCCGTCGGCTGGCCTACGGGCTCATGACGACGGGAATGGTCACCGTGGTCGTACTGGCGGCGCTCGTTCCGGGCGTCCCGCCCTCCGCGGCGCTGGCCGCCGTCGCGTTCGGCGCCGTCGCGCTGATCGCCCGCGACGCCGGCCCGGAACTGGCGACGATGCTGTTGATCCGCGGCGCGTACGTGTTCCTGGCCGTCCTGCTGGCGGCGGTGTGGCTGCGGCCGCTGAGCTGA
- a CDS encoding pyridoxal phosphate-dependent aminotransferase, whose amino-acid sequence MTDFSRRVERVSISGIREVFEAAGEDAINLGLGQPDFPTPEHARQAAVEAIEAGKADAYTSNKGTRELREAIAEKHARDNDLDVDPEDVIATAGGSEALHIALEAHVDEGEEVIFPDPGFVSYDALTHLAGGTPKPVELRDDLTMDPAAVEAAITEDTAAFVVNSPANPTGAVQSAEDMREFARIANDHDVLCLSDEVYEHIVFDGEHRSPAEFDEGGNVVVVNACSKAYSMTGWRLGWVTGASDRIERMLRVHQYGQACASAPAQYAAEAALSGPQDPVDEMVAAFEERRDVLVDGLADVGLDCPTPSGAFYAMPEVPEGFVDEAIDRGVVVVPGEAFGEGGAGHARISYPVDVETLKEALEIMDEAYQAVQ is encoded by the coding sequence ATGACGGACTTCTCACGACGCGTGGAACGGGTGTCCATCTCGGGCATCCGCGAGGTGTTCGAGGCGGCCGGCGAGGACGCGATCAACCTGGGGCTGGGCCAGCCCGACTTCCCGACGCCCGAGCACGCCCGCCAGGCGGCGGTCGAGGCCATCGAGGCCGGGAAGGCGGACGCCTACACCTCGAACAAGGGGACGCGGGAGCTCCGGGAGGCCATCGCCGAGAAGCACGCGCGGGACAACGACCTCGACGTCGACCCCGAGGACGTCATCGCGACGGCCGGCGGGAGCGAGGCGCTGCACATCGCGCTGGAGGCACACGTCGACGAGGGCGAAGAGGTGATCTTCCCGGACCCGGGCTTCGTCTCCTACGACGCGCTGACCCACCTCGCCGGCGGGACGCCGAAGCCGGTCGAGCTGCGCGATGACCTGACGATGGACCCCGCGGCCGTCGAGGCAGCGATCACCGAGGACACCGCGGCGTTCGTGGTCAACAGCCCCGCGAACCCCACGGGCGCGGTCCAGTCCGCCGAGGACATGCGCGAGTTCGCGCGCATCGCGAACGACCACGACGTGCTCTGTCTCAGTGACGAGGTGTACGAGCACATCGTCTTCGACGGCGAGCACCGCTCGCCCGCCGAGTTCGACGAGGGCGGCAACGTGGTCGTCGTCAACGCTTGCTCGAAGGCCTACTCGATGACGGGCTGGCGGCTGGGCTGGGTGACCGGCGCGAGCGACCGGATCGAGCGCATGCTTCGGGTCCACCAGTACGGCCAGGCCTGCGCCTCCGCGCCCGCGCAGTACGCCGCCGAGGCGGCCCTCTCCGGCCCGCAGGACCCGGTCGACGAGATGGTCGCCGCCTTCGAGGAGCGCCGGGACGTCCTCGTCGACGGCCTGGCGGACGTCGGACTGGACTGTCCCACGCCCTCGGGCGCCTTCTACGCCATGCCCGAGGTCCCCGAGGGGTTCGTCGACGAGGCCATCGACCGCGGCGTCGTCGTCGTCCCCGGCGAGGCCTTCGGCGAGGGCGGGGCGGGTCACGCGCGCATCTCCTACCCCGTCGACGTCGAGACGCTGAAGGAGGCCCTGGAAATCATGGATGAGGCGTACCAGGCGGTGCAGTGA
- a CDS encoding metallophosphoesterase, translating to MEPTYRDRAVVLGEALVLADLHVGKGTSNLELPVGGATDVVERFEALVERYEPRAVVFGGDLLHSFSTVPRSVRRTVDALAAACREAGARPVVTPGNHDTMLDVAWDGPTEREYRVGDAVVLHGHEPPEAEADLYVVGHDHPTVEIEGQRRACYLYAEDAYEGADVLMLPAFNRLLAGVDVGGMSTADFQSPLITDADRFRPIVYDEASEEPLEFPPLGEIRRML from the coding sequence ATGGAGCCCACCTACCGGGACCGGGCGGTCGTCCTCGGAGAGGCGCTCGTGCTCGCTGACCTCCACGTCGGGAAGGGGACCTCGAACCTGGAGCTGCCCGTCGGTGGCGCGACGGACGTGGTCGAGCGCTTCGAGGCGCTGGTCGAGCGCTACGAGCCCAGAGCGGTGGTGTTCGGCGGCGACCTGCTGCACTCCTTCTCGACGGTCCCGCGGTCGGTCCGGCGCACGGTCGACGCGCTGGCGGCGGCCTGTCGCGAGGCCGGGGCTCGGCCCGTGGTGACGCCGGGGAACCACGACACGATGCTCGACGTGGCGTGGGACGGACCGACCGAGCGCGAGTACCGGGTGGGCGACGCGGTGGTGCTCCACGGTCACGAGCCGCCGGAGGCCGAGGCCGACCTCTACGTCGTCGGCCACGACCATCCGACCGTCGAGATAGAGGGCCAGCGGCGGGCCTGCTACCTGTACGCCGAGGACGCCTACGAGGGCGCCGACGTGCTGATGCTGCCCGCGTTCAACCGCCTGCTGGCCGGCGTCGACGTCGGGGGAATGTCGACTGCGGACTTCCAGTCGCCGCTGATCACCGACGCCGACCGGTTCCGGCCGATCGTCTACGACGAGGCGAGCGAGGAGCCCCTGGAATTTCCGCCGCTCGGGGAGATCCGGCGGATGCTGTGA
- a CDS encoding NAD(P)/FAD-dependent oxidoreductase codes for MEYVVAGGGLAGLTAAAHLAESGADVRVFERADRVGGRVASRTVDGYTLDRGFQVLFTAYPAVRRELDLDALDLRSFTPGATIARPGERSVLADPLGAPGEAIETLLNREVQFGDKLRVFRLQRALAGDEPADILRRGGSTTADYLVAQGFSRAFVESFAKPFFGGITLDRSLGTDSAVFEYAFKMMAEGRTAVPADGMGAIPAQLAERARAAGARIETGRTVDAVDGGDEADADGATVTVGGEAVAADGVVVATDPPTARELTGVDGIPTEGRGCVTQYVSLPSGGRPETDRRLVLNAADDRPNHVAPMSRVAPEYAPEGRELYAATFLGTQENSDTALFDEVRSALSRWYPEASFADLEHVATDRIPFAQFEQPPGFLARLPAPTAPAGPVVLAGDYTRWSSIQGALESGRIAAETLLE; via the coding sequence ATGGAATACGTCGTCGCCGGCGGCGGACTGGCGGGGCTGACGGCGGCCGCGCACCTGGCGGAGTCAGGCGCGGACGTGAGGGTGTTCGAGCGGGCGGACCGGGTCGGCGGACGTGTCGCCTCCCGGACCGTCGACGGCTACACGCTGGACAGGGGCTTCCAGGTGCTCTTCACGGCGTATCCCGCCGTCCGGCGGGAGCTGGACCTCGACGCGCTGGACCTGCGCTCGTTCACGCCGGGTGCGACCATCGCCCGGCCGGGCGAGCGATCGGTCCTGGCGGACCCGCTGGGCGCGCCGGGCGAGGCCATCGAGACGCTGCTCAACCGCGAGGTGCAGTTCGGGGACAAGCTGCGCGTGTTCCGGCTCCAGCGAGCGCTCGCCGGGGACGAACCCGCGGACATCCTCCGGCGTGGCGGGTCGACCACCGCCGACTACCTCGTCGCGCAGGGGTTCTCGCGGGCCTTCGTCGAGTCGTTCGCGAAGCCCTTCTTCGGCGGCATCACCCTCGACCGGTCGCTGGGCACCGACAGCGCGGTGTTCGAGTACGCGTTCAAGATGATGGCAGAGGGGCGCACCGCCGTCCCCGCCGACGGGATGGGCGCGATTCCGGCGCAACTGGCCGAGCGCGCCCGGGCGGCGGGAGCGCGGATCGAGACCGGCCGGACGGTCGACGCGGTGGACGGAGGAGACGAGGCGGACGCCGACGGCGCGACCGTCACCGTCGGCGGCGAGGCGGTCGCTGCCGACGGAGTCGTGGTGGCGACGGATCCCCCGACCGCCCGGGAGCTGACCGGCGTCGACGGGATACCGACCGAGGGGCGTGGCTGCGTCACCCAGTACGTGAGCCTGCCGTCGGGGGGGCGGCCGGAGACGGACCGGCGGCTCGTGCTGAACGCAGCGGACGACCGGCCGAACCACGTCGCACCGATGTCACGGGTCGCTCCCGAGTACGCGCCCGAGGGCCGTGAGCTGTACGCCGCGACCTTCCTCGGGACGCAGGAGAACAGCGACACGGCGCTGTTCGACGAGGTGCGCTCGGCCCTGTCACGGTGGTACCCCGAGGCGAGCTTCGCCGACCTGGAACACGTCGCCACGGACCGGATCCCGTTCGCGCAGTTCGAACAGCCGCCGGGGTTCCTGGCGAGGCTGCCGGCCCCGACGGCGCCAGCGGGTCCGGTCGTGCTGGCCGGCGACTACACCCGCTGGTCGTCGATCCAGGGCGCGCTGGAAAGCGGACGGATCGCCGCCGAGACGCTGCTGGAGTGA